One Phenylobacterium hankyongense DNA segment encodes these proteins:
- the ribB gene encoding 3,4-dihydroxy-2-butanone-4-phosphate synthase, whose translation MKRPYLVPPANGGADPDAVTSAISPIEEIIEDARNGRPYILVDAEDRENEGDVIIPAQFATPEQINFMAKHARGLICLSITAERARALRLPPMATDNQSGHGTAFTVSIEAREGVTTGISAHDRAHTVAVAVDPTKGPDDIVSPGHVFPLVAKDGGVLVRAGHTEAAVDISRMAGLNPAGVICEIMKDDGSMARLPDLVAFAQLHGLKIGTIADLIAYRRRTERQVERVLETPFDSAYGGRFRMVIYRNVIDRTEHVVLTKGRIDPDKPTLVRMHRVDMAADMLGHVEARRDYVPRALQAIADYEGAGVAVFIRDSDPAWLSQRYGQPDASQTANVLRDYGVGAQILLDLGVRDMLLLTSSTTVLPGSGGYGLKIVGRVPL comes from the coding sequence ATGAAGCGCCCCTACCTGGTCCCCCCCGCCAACGGTGGCGCCGACCCCGACGCCGTCACCTCGGCCATCTCCCCCATCGAGGAGATCATCGAGGACGCCCGCAACGGCCGCCCCTACATCCTGGTGGACGCCGAGGACCGGGAGAACGAGGGCGACGTCATCATCCCGGCGCAGTTCGCCACCCCCGAACAGATCAACTTCATGGCCAAGCATGCCCGCGGCCTGATCTGCCTGTCGATCACCGCCGAGCGGGCGCGGGCGCTGCGCCTGCCGCCGATGGCCACCGACAACCAGTCCGGCCACGGCACCGCCTTCACCGTCTCGATCGAGGCGCGCGAGGGGGTCACCACCGGCATCTCCGCCCACGACCGCGCCCACACCGTCGCCGTCGCCGTCGACCCTACCAAGGGACCGGACGACATCGTCTCGCCCGGCCACGTCTTTCCGCTGGTGGCCAAGGACGGCGGCGTGCTGGTCCGCGCCGGCCACACCGAGGCGGCCGTGGACATCTCGCGGATGGCCGGCCTCAACCCCGCCGGGGTGATCTGCGAGATCATGAAGGACGACGGGTCTATGGCCCGGCTTCCGGACCTGGTCGCCTTCGCCCAGTTGCACGGGCTGAAGATCGGCACCATCGCCGACCTGATCGCCTACCGCCGCCGCACCGAGCGGCAGGTGGAGCGGGTGCTGGAGACGCCGTTCGACAGCGCCTATGGCGGCCGCTTCCGGATGGTCATCTACCGCAACGTGATCGACCGCACCGAGCACGTGGTGCTGACCAAGGGCCGCATCGACCCGGACAAGCCGACCCTGGTGCGGATGCATCGGGTGGACATGGCCGCCGACATGCTGGGCCATGTGGAGGCGCGGCGGGACTATGTGCCCCGGGCGCTGCAGGCGATCGCCGACTACGAGGGCGCCGGCGTGGCGGTGTTCATCCGCGACTCCGACCCGGCCTGGCTGTCGCAGCGCTACGGCCAGCCGGACGCCAGCCAGACCGCCAACGTGCTGCGCGACTACGGCGTCGGCGCGCAGATCCTGCTGGACCTCGGGGTCCGCGACATGCTGCTGCTGACCTCGTCCACGACCGTGCTGCCGGGCTCCGGCGGCTACGGCCTGAAGATCGTCGGCCGCGTTCCGCTCTAG
- a CDS encoding NADPH-dependent FMN reductase has protein sequence MSAKRPLIVGIGGTIRPGSTTETALACSLRAAEAAGAETLLLGGAFLATLPIFDPRDGDIVEAQQVLADAVRSADGVIIASPGYHGSISGVVKNALDTLELTRADAAPYFQGKAVGAIIIADGWQAVGTALMSLRAIIHAMRGWPTPFGAALNASSGLFDQAGACREAKDAWQLSTVAEQVMDFANMRAGS, from the coding sequence ATGAGCGCCAAGCGCCCCTTGATCGTCGGCATCGGCGGGACCATCCGCCCCGGGTCGACCACCGAGACGGCGCTGGCCTGCAGCCTGCGCGCCGCAGAGGCGGCGGGCGCCGAGACCCTGCTGCTGGGCGGGGCCTTTCTGGCGACCCTGCCGATCTTCGATCCCCGCGACGGGGACATCGTCGAGGCCCAGCAGGTGCTGGCCGACGCGGTGCGCTCCGCCGACGGGGTGATCATCGCCTCGCCCGGCTATCACGGCTCGATCTCGGGCGTGGTGAAGAACGCCCTGGACACTCTGGAGCTGACCCGCGCCGACGCCGCGCCCTATTTCCAGGGCAAGGCGGTGGGCGCGATCATCATCGCCGACGGCTGGCAGGCGGTGGGCACCGCCTTGATGTCGCTGCGGGCGATCATACATGCCATGCGGGGCTGGCCGACGCCGTTCGGCGCGGCCCTGAACGCGAGCTCCGGCCTGTTCGACCAGGCGGGCGCGTGCCGCGAGGCCAAGGACGCCTGGCAGCTCTCGACCGTCGCCGAGCAGGTGATGGACTTCGCCAACATGCGAGCCGGCTCATGA
- the rfbB gene encoding dTDP-glucose 4,6-dehydratase, whose product MKILITGGAGFIGSAVVRRAVADGHAVVNLDALTYSANLDNVAGVASSPLYAFEQADICDAGKVAAIFARHQPDAVMHLAAESHNDRAIEGPLDFVRTNVMGTAVLLEAARAHWNGLPADRKAVFRFHHVSTDEVFGALGEDGQFTEDTPYDPNSPYSASKAGADHLVRAWGRTFGLPVVLTNCANNYGPFQFPEKLIPTVISRALEGKSIPVYGDGRQVRDWLHVDDHAEALLLVLQKGRRDQTYCIGGDSTKRNIEVIRMLCEHLDRFAPANTAHAEKITFVADRPGHDFRYSIDASKLKAELGWEPRMPLLEGLEDTVRWYVENADWVDGIRQRGFHSERLGLVKA is encoded by the coding sequence ATGAAGATCCTGATTACGGGCGGGGCCGGATTCATCGGATCGGCTGTGGTGCGCAGGGCCGTCGCCGACGGCCACGCGGTCGTGAACCTCGACGCCCTGACCTATTCGGCCAACCTCGACAACGTCGCCGGCGTGGCGTCGAGCCCGCTCTACGCCTTCGAGCAGGCCGACATCTGCGACGCGGGCAAGGTCGCGGCGATCTTCGCGCGCCACCAGCCGGACGCGGTGATGCACCTGGCCGCGGAGTCCCACAACGACCGCGCCATCGAGGGGCCGCTGGACTTCGTGCGCACCAATGTCATGGGCACGGCGGTGCTGCTGGAAGCCGCCCGCGCGCACTGGAACGGCCTGCCGGCCGACAGGAAGGCGGTTTTCCGCTTCCACCACGTCTCCACCGACGAGGTGTTCGGGGCGCTCGGCGAGGACGGCCAGTTCACCGAGGACACGCCCTACGACCCCAACTCGCCCTATTCGGCGTCCAAGGCCGGCGCCGACCACCTGGTGCGCGCCTGGGGCCGCACGTTTGGCCTGCCGGTGGTGCTGACCAACTGCGCCAACAACTACGGCCCGTTCCAATTCCCCGAGAAGCTGATCCCGACGGTGATTTCCCGGGCCCTGGAGGGCAAGTCGATCCCGGTCTACGGCGACGGCCGCCAGGTCCGCGACTGGCTGCACGTGGACGACCACGCCGAGGCGCTGCTGCTGGTGCTGCAGAAGGGCCGCCGCGACCAGACCTACTGCATCGGCGGCGACTCCACGAAACGCAACATCGAGGTCATCCGCATGCTCTGCGAGCACCTCGACCGCTTCGCCCCCGCCAACACCGCCCACGCCGAGAAGATCACCTTCGTCGCCGACCGTCCGGGCCACGACTTCCGCTACTCGATCGACGCCTCCAAGCTGAAGGCCGAGCTGGGCTGGGAGCCGCGGATGCCGCTGCTGGAAGGGCTGGAGGACACCGTTCGCTGGTACGTCGAGAACGCCGACTGGGTGGACGGCATCCGCCAGCGCGGCTTTCACTCCGAGCGGCTGGGGCTGGTGAAGGCATGA
- a CDS encoding class I adenylate-forming enzyme family protein, which translates to MSDAWPVMSIAEAHRRLTAPGGRFEIEEAVIRGIPTRVWKHAPPTLRDVFINGRAFKDREFIVYDDDRATYEAFARATLTLAHQLVADGVRKGDRVAVIMRNLPEWPVAFFAGVLTGAIVTPLNAWWTGAELQYGLADSGAKVAFVDDERLGRIAEHFDSLPDLERVYVARLKDETADPRVRRLDDVIGPVAGWAALPERPLPDVPLGPEDDATILYTSGTTGKPKGALGTHRNMTSNIGASGVSAARNFLRAGQPLPESDPHKLPQRTTLLVVPLFHATGLSATLSPTLNSGGKIVLMRRWDAEPAMRLIEREKVNSTGGVPTIAWQLIEHPARSRYDLSSLVAVTYGGAPSAPELVRKIAEVFPGSQPGNGWGMTETTATFTSHLGKDYENRPDSAGPAAPVGEMQIRDPADGVTVLPPGAVGELWVKGPQVVKGYWNKPEATAETFVDGWLRTGDLARLDEEGFLFIIDRAKDMLIRGGENIYCVEVENVLYDHPDVMDAAIVGVPHKTLGEEPAAVVHLKPGGTATEAELRAWVRERLAGFKVPVKVAFWPETLPRNANGKILKTELKKVFADETAAA; encoded by the coding sequence ATGAGCGACGCCTGGCCGGTCATGTCCATCGCCGAGGCCCACCGCCGGCTGACGGCGCCGGGCGGGCGCTTCGAGATCGAGGAGGCGGTAATCCGCGGGATCCCGACCCGGGTGTGGAAGCATGCCCCGCCGACCCTGCGCGACGTCTTCATCAACGGCCGCGCCTTCAAGGACCGCGAGTTCATCGTCTACGACGACGACCGCGCCACCTACGAGGCCTTCGCCCGCGCCACGCTGACGCTCGCCCACCAGCTGGTCGCCGACGGGGTGAGGAAGGGCGACCGGGTGGCGGTGATCATGCGCAACCTGCCGGAATGGCCGGTGGCCTTCTTCGCCGGCGTGCTGACCGGCGCCATCGTCACCCCGCTGAACGCCTGGTGGACCGGGGCGGAGCTGCAGTACGGCCTGGCCGACTCCGGGGCCAAGGTCGCCTTCGTGGACGACGAGCGGCTGGGGCGGATCGCCGAGCATTTCGACAGCCTGCCGGACCTGGAGCGGGTCTACGTCGCGCGGCTGAAGGACGAGACGGCCGATCCGCGCGTGCGGCGGCTGGACGACGTGATCGGCCCGGTGGCCGGCTGGGCGGCGCTCCCCGAGCGGCCCCTGCCCGACGTGCCGCTGGGGCCGGAGGACGACGCCACCATCCTCTATACCTCCGGCACCACGGGAAAGCCGAAGGGCGCGCTCGGCACCCACCGGAACATGACCTCGAACATCGGGGCGAGCGGGGTTTCGGCGGCGCGGAACTTCCTGCGCGCCGGCCAGCCGCTGCCGGAGAGCGATCCGCACAAGCTGCCGCAGCGGACCACCCTGCTGGTGGTGCCGCTGTTCCATGCCACCGGCCTTTCCGCCACCCTGTCGCCGACCCTCAATTCCGGCGGCAAGATCGTGCTGATGCGGCGCTGGGACGCCGAGCCGGCCATGCGGCTGATCGAGCGCGAGAAGGTCAACTCCACCGGCGGGGTGCCGACCATCGCCTGGCAGCTGATCGAGCATCCGGCGCGCAGCAGGTACGACCTCTCCTCGCTGGTGGCGGTGACCTACGGCGGCGCGCCGTCGGCGCCGGAGCTGGTGCGCAAGATCGCCGAGGTGTTCCCGGGCTCGCAGCCGGGCAACGGCTGGGGGATGACCGAGACCACCGCCACCTTCACCTCCCACCTGGGCAAGGACTATGAGAACCGCCCCGACAGCGCCGGCCCCGCCGCGCCGGTGGGCGAGATGCAGATCCGCGATCCTGCGGACGGGGTGACCGTCCTGCCGCCCGGCGCGGTCGGTGAGCTGTGGGTCAAGGGCCCTCAGGTCGTGAAGGGCTATTGGAACAAGCCGGAGGCCACCGCCGAGACCTTCGTGGACGGCTGGCTGCGGACCGGCGATCTGGCGCGGCTGGACGAGGAAGGCTTCCTGTTCATCATCGACCGGGCCAAGGACATGCTGATCCGCGGCGGCGAGAACATCTACTGCGTCGAGGTGGAGAACGTGCTTTACGACCACCCGGACGTGATGGACGCCGCGATCGTCGGCGTGCCGCACAAGACCCTTGGCGAGGAACCGGCGGCGGTGGTGCACCTGAAACCCGGCGGAACGGCGACGGAGGCCGAGCTCAGGGCCTGGGTCCGCGAGCGCCTGGCCGGCTTCAAGGTCCCGGTGAAGGTCGCCTTCTGGCCCGAGACCCTGCCGCGCAACGCCAACGGCAAGATCCTCAAGACCGAGCTGAAGAAGGTGTTCGCCGACGAGACCGCGGCCGCATGA
- a CDS encoding serine hydrolase domain-containing protein, giving the protein MSKAKSLGFSRERLQRIDRFIQDRYIAPGRLPCAQVLVARKGEVVHQTLLGQQDPERGVPLAEDTVFRIYSMTKPVTCVALMTLVEEGLIALDDPVARHIPEWKNLGVFAAGLEGAFMSTPPARPMQVVDLMRHTSGLTYGFQNRTNVDAAYRKLKLEDFDTGDLDAMVATLANIPLEFSPGEAWNYSVSTDVVGYLVQKIAGKPLDQVFQERIFGPLNMADTGFVVREDQKARFAACYSATPQGGLKLQDDPQASPYLAAPKLLSGGGGLVSTAADYLRFANMLVNGGELDGARILAPKTLRLMASNHLPGGADLTQMSRSLFSESTNAGIGFGLGFAVVFDPPKTLIPCSQGEFYWGGMASTAFWVDPAEKVTVVFMTQLIPSSTYPIRRELRTLVYSALMESQA; this is encoded by the coding sequence ATGAGCAAGGCCAAGTCGTTGGGGTTCTCGCGCGAACGCCTGCAGCGGATCGACCGCTTCATCCAGGACCGCTACATCGCGCCCGGCCGCCTGCCCTGCGCCCAGGTGCTGGTGGCCCGCAAGGGCGAGGTGGTCCACCAGACGCTGCTGGGCCAGCAGGACCCCGAACGCGGCGTTCCGCTCGCCGAGGACACGGTCTTCCGCATCTATTCGATGACCAAGCCGGTGACCTGCGTCGCCCTGATGACCCTGGTCGAGGAGGGATTGATCGCCCTCGACGATCCGGTCGCCCGGCACATCCCGGAGTGGAAGAACCTCGGCGTGTTCGCCGCCGGCCTGGAAGGCGCGTTCATGTCGACGCCGCCGGCCCGGCCGATGCAGGTGGTGGACCTGATGCGCCACACCTCGGGCCTGACCTACGGCTTCCAGAACCGCACCAACGTCGACGCCGCCTACCGCAAGCTGAAGCTCGAGGACTTCGACACCGGCGACCTCGACGCCATGGTCGCCACGCTGGCGAACATCCCGCTGGAGTTCTCGCCCGGCGAGGCCTGGAACTACTCGGTGTCCACCGATGTGGTCGGCTACCTGGTGCAGAAGATCGCCGGCAAGCCGCTCGACCAGGTGTTCCAGGAGCGGATCTTCGGGCCGCTGAACATGGCCGACACCGGCTTCGTCGTGCGCGAGGACCAGAAGGCGCGGTTCGCCGCCTGCTACTCCGCCACGCCCCAAGGCGGGCTGAAGCTGCAGGACGATCCGCAGGCCAGCCCCTATCTGGCGGCGCCGAAGCTGCTCTCCGGCGGCGGCGGCCTGGTGTCGACCGCGGCCGACTACCTGCGCTTCGCCAACATGCTGGTGAACGGCGGCGAGCTGGACGGCGCGCGGATCCTGGCGCCCAAGACCCTGCGGCTGATGGCCTCGAACCACCTGCCCGGCGGCGCCGACCTGACGCAGATGTCGCGCTCGCTGTTCTCGGAGAGCACCAACGCCGGGATCGGCTTCGGGCTCGGCTTCGCGGTGGTGTTCGATCCGCCCAAGACCCTGATCCCCTGCAGCCAGGGCGAGTTCTACTGGGGCGGCATGGCCTCGACCGCCTTCTGGGTCGACCCGGCCGAGAAGGTCACGGTGGTGTTCATGACCCAGCTGATCCCGTCGTCCACCTATCCTATTCGGCGGGAGCTTCGGACCTTGGTCTACTCGGCGCTGATGGAGAGCCAAGCCTAG
- a CDS encoding MATE family efflux transporter translates to MAARNDTAASRPGPVPGGVAGRRGGADLTTGPIGKTLITFALPVLGSNILQSLNGSANAVWVSHILGEAALTAISNANQIFFLMLGAVFGVSMAANIMIGQAIGANDRALAKKVVGSCTTFFIVLSLAVGVAGAALTPHILDAMGTPADARADAIAYLRVIFAAMPFVYFFSFTMMAQRATGDSRTPFYFSLMVVGLDVVLNPMLITGFGPFPRLGIAGSATSTLVAQTLTLGAMLVHLYRSNSILVLRPGEWRLLIPDFGIIRTLVLKGLPMGFQMIVISLAAVTMMSFVNRYGVHTSAAYGAATQLWTYVQMPAMALGAAVSSMAAQNVGAGRMDRVERVAWIGAGYAVLFTGLPVLVIYLADPWVLRAFLPGASPSLPIAVHINSYVLWGFIPFGVAFIFSGIVRATGAVWPPLLAMIISLWGVRVPLASVLTPHLGADAIWISFPVGSATTCLLAAGYFLWGGWRKGRMLKVTPSADAPDTGLGPPMMDESEAVTDGESARLGSPSAPSRPRSEAPAE, encoded by the coding sequence TTGGCAGCCAGGAACGACACCGCTGCGAGCCGCCCGGGCCCGGTCCCCGGCGGCGTCGCCGGCCGGCGCGGCGGCGCGGACCTGACCACCGGCCCGATCGGCAAGACACTGATCACCTTCGCCCTGCCGGTGCTGGGCTCCAACATCCTGCAGTCGCTGAACGGCTCGGCCAACGCCGTCTGGGTCAGCCACATCCTGGGCGAGGCGGCGCTGACCGCCATCTCCAACGCCAACCAGATCTTCTTCCTGATGCTGGGCGCGGTGTTCGGCGTCTCGATGGCCGCCAACATCATGATCGGCCAGGCGATCGGCGCGAACGACCGGGCGCTGGCCAAGAAGGTGGTCGGCAGCTGCACGACCTTCTTCATCGTGCTGTCGCTGGCGGTCGGGGTCGCCGGCGCAGCGCTGACCCCGCACATCCTCGACGCCATGGGCACGCCTGCCGACGCCCGCGCCGACGCCATCGCCTACCTGCGGGTGATCTTCGCGGCCATGCCGTTCGTCTACTTCTTCAGCTTCACCATGATGGCCCAGCGGGCGACCGGGGATTCGCGCACGCCGTTCTACTTCTCGCTGATGGTGGTCGGCCTCGACGTGGTGCTCAACCCGATGCTGATCACCGGCTTCGGACCGTTCCCGAGGCTGGGGATCGCCGGCTCGGCCACCTCCACCCTGGTCGCCCAGACCCTCACCCTGGGGGCGATGCTGGTCCACCTCTACCGCTCCAATTCGATCCTGGTGCTGCGGCCCGGCGAATGGCGGCTGCTGATCCCCGACTTCGGCATCATCCGCACGCTGGTCCTGAAGGGCCTGCCGATGGGCTTCCAGATGATCGTCATCAGCCTGGCGGCGGTGACCATGATGAGCTTCGTCAACCGCTACGGGGTGCACACCTCGGCGGCCTACGGCGCGGCGACGCAGCTGTGGACCTATGTGCAGATGCCGGCCATGGCGCTCGGCGCGGCGGTCTCCTCCATGGCCGCGCAGAACGTCGGCGCCGGCCGGATGGACCGGGTCGAGCGGGTGGCCTGGATCGGCGCCGGCTATGCGGTGCTGTTCACCGGCCTGCCGGTGCTGGTGATCTACCTGGCCGACCCCTGGGTGCTGAGGGCCTTCCTGCCGGGGGCGAGCCCGTCGCTGCCGATCGCGGTGCACATCAACTCGTATGTGCTCTGGGGCTTCATCCCGTTCGGGGTGGCGTTCATCTTCTCCGGCATCGTGCGGGCCACCGGCGCGGTCTGGCCGCCGTTGCTGGCGATGATCATCTCGCTGTGGGGCGTGCGGGTGCCGCTGGCCAGCGTGCTGACCCCGCACCTGGGCGCCGACGCGATCTGGATCAGCTTCCCGGTCGGCAGCGCCACCACCTGCCTGCTGGCGGCCGGCTACTTCCTGTGGGGCGGCTGGCGCAAGGGCCGCATGCTCAAGGTCACCCCCAGCGCCGACGCCCCCGACACCGGGCTCGGGCCGCCCATGATGGACGAGAGCGAGGCGGTCACCGACGGCGAAAGCGCTAGGCTTGGCTCTCCATCAGCGCCGAGTAGACCAAGGTCCGAAGCTCCCGCCGAATAG
- the rfbA gene encoding glucose-1-phosphate thymidylyltransferase RfbA, producing MRRGIILAGGSGTRLHPLTLAVSKQLLPVYDKPMIYYPLSVLLLAGVREILIITTPEDQLSFKRLLGDGSQIGVRFEYVVQPSPGGLAEAYLLGEDFVGGEPSVMILGDNIFFGQNFGQMLRSAGAREGGATVFGYPVQDPERYGVVELGADGRAIGIEEKPIAPKSNYAVTGLYFYDGRASEMARTLSRSARGELEITALNQLYLEAGDLHVELLGRGFAWEDAGTHDSLIQAGELIRTFEQRQGLRIGCIEEIAFRQGWIDAQQLASIGAAQAKSEYGQYLRQLAERPMATEDPGE from the coding sequence ATGAGGCGCGGCATCATCCTGGCCGGCGGCTCCGGCACCCGGCTGCACCCGCTGACGCTGGCGGTCTCCAAGCAGCTGCTGCCGGTCTACGACAAGCCGATGATCTACTATCCGCTGTCGGTCCTGCTGCTGGCCGGCGTGCGCGAGATCCTGATCATCACCACGCCGGAGGACCAGCTGTCGTTCAAGCGGCTGCTCGGCGACGGCTCGCAGATCGGGGTGCGGTTCGAATACGTCGTGCAGCCGAGTCCCGGCGGCCTCGCCGAGGCCTACCTGCTGGGCGAGGACTTCGTGGGCGGCGAGCCCAGCGTGATGATCCTCGGCGACAACATCTTCTTCGGCCAGAACTTCGGCCAGATGCTGCGCTCGGCCGGCGCGCGGGAGGGCGGCGCCACCGTCTTCGGCTATCCGGTCCAGGACCCCGAGCGCTACGGCGTGGTGGAGCTGGGCGCCGACGGCCGTGCGATCGGCATCGAGGAGAAGCCGATCGCGCCCAAGTCCAACTATGCGGTGACCGGGCTCTATTTCTACGACGGCCGGGCCAGCGAGATGGCCCGCACCCTGTCGCGCTCGGCACGCGGCGAGCTGGAGATCACCGCGCTGAACCAGCTCTACCTGGAGGCCGGCGACCTGCACGTGGAGCTGCTCGGCCGCGGCTTCGCCTGGGAGGACGCCGGCACCCACGACAGCCTGATCCAGGCCGGGGAGCTGATCCGCACCTTCGAGCAGCGCCAGGGCCTGCGCATCGGCTGCATCGAGGAGATCGCCTTCCGCCAGGGCTGGATCGACGCCCAGCAGCTGGCGTCGATCGGCGCGGCCCAGGCCAAGAGCGAGTACGGCCAGTACCTGCGCCAGCTCGCTGAGCGGCCGATGGCGACCGAGGACCCTGGGGAGTAG
- the rfbD gene encoding dTDP-4-dehydrorhamnose reductase, translated as MSVRILQFGTTGQVARELLRQAPSYDLAITALSRAEVDFADPEAAAAAVEQARPELVIVAAAYTAVDQAETDRELAYTVNAETPAAIAQAAARAGAAVVHFSTDYVFAGDKPEPYREDDPTGPLSVYGATKLAGELAVVASCPRALVLRTSWVVSAHGRNFVKTMLRLAREGQPLRVVDDQFGRPTAAADLAGFVLSQAPRLAGTPSGGPVFGVHHFANAGETSWRGFAQGVLALAMGPAAPQVAPIATAERPAPARRPLRGTLDTGKLERTFGVTPRPWRDAVAEIVAELAAQPQASAA; from the coding sequence ATGAGCGTCCGCATCCTGCAGTTCGGAACCACCGGCCAGGTCGCCCGCGAGCTGCTGCGCCAGGCGCCGTCCTACGATCTGGCGATCACCGCCCTGTCGCGGGCCGAGGTCGACTTCGCCGATCCGGAGGCCGCCGCCGCCGCCGTCGAGCAGGCGCGGCCGGAGCTGGTGATCGTCGCCGCCGCCTATACCGCCGTCGACCAGGCGGAGACCGACCGCGAGCTCGCCTACACTGTCAACGCCGAGACCCCCGCCGCCATCGCCCAGGCCGCCGCCCGCGCCGGCGCGGCCGTGGTCCACTTCTCCACCGACTATGTGTTCGCCGGCGACAAGCCCGAGCCCTACCGCGAGGACGACCCCACCGGCCCGCTCAGCGTCTATGGCGCCACCAAGCTGGCCGGCGAGCTCGCCGTCGTCGCCAGCTGCCCCCGCGCCCTGGTGCTGCGGACCTCGTGGGTGGTGTCGGCGCACGGCCGCAACTTCGTGAAGACCATGCTGCGCCTGGCCCGCGAGGGGCAGCCGTTGCGCGTCGTCGACGACCAGTTCGGCCGCCCGACCGCGGCCGCCGACCTCGCCGGCTTCGTCCTCAGCCAGGCCCCGCGCCTGGCCGGGACGCCTTCCGGGGGCCCGGTCTTCGGCGTGCATCACTTCGCCAACGCCGGCGAGACCAGCTGGCGCGGCTTCGCCCAAGGGGTGCTCGCACTCGCCATGGGGCCCGCCGCCCCGCAGGTCGCTCCGATCGCCACCGCCGAGCGCCCGGCTCCGGCCCGGCGTCCGCTGCGCGGCACGCTCGACACCGGCAAGCTGGAGCGCACCTTCGGCGTCACGCCGCGGCCGTGGCGCGACGCCGTCGCCGAGATCGTCGCCGAGCTCGCCGCCCAGCCGCAGGCGTCCGCGGCATGA
- a CDS encoding acyl-CoA dehydrogenase family protein, with amino-acid sequence MAWDFETDPEFQTKLDWIEAFMREEVEPLSHLGMAVHGSLGREKFIRPLQQKVKDQGLWACHLGPELGGQGFGQVKLALMNEKLGRNGLAPTVFGCQAPDSGNAEIIAHYGTEAQKTRWLWPLLNGDIRSAFSMSEPTGGSDPLTFKTRAVLDGDEWVINGEKWFSTNARYSKVLVLYAVTDPDAKDPYRRTSIFLVPTDTPGVEIIRNVAVGGGGEIGGGNEGYVRYTDVRLPYDALLGERGAAFIIAQVRLGGGRVHHAMRTVGACKNALDLMCRRAVSRTTRDGRLADLQMVQEQIADSWIQLEMFRLLVLRTAWLIDKHKDYQKVRKDIAAIKVAMPKVYHDIATKAAHLHGALGVSNEMPFMHMVTSSLVMGIADGPTEVHKVTVAKQVLKDYRPDNDLFPGYHIPRLREEAEKRYAKELGELREAYAARGGRRDAAKAEAV; translated from the coding sequence ATGGCCTGGGATTTCGAGACCGACCCCGAGTTCCAGACGAAGCTGGACTGGATCGAAGCGTTCATGCGCGAGGAGGTCGAGCCGCTCTCCCACCTGGGCATGGCCGTGCACGGCTCCTTGGGCCGCGAGAAATTCATCCGACCGCTGCAGCAGAAGGTGAAGGACCAGGGCCTGTGGGCCTGCCACCTGGGCCCCGAGCTCGGCGGCCAGGGCTTCGGCCAGGTGAAGCTCGCGCTGATGAACGAGAAGCTGGGCCGCAATGGGCTGGCCCCGACGGTGTTCGGCTGCCAGGCGCCCGACTCCGGCAACGCCGAGATCATCGCCCACTACGGCACCGAGGCGCAGAAGACGCGCTGGCTGTGGCCGCTGCTGAACGGCGACATCCGCTCGGCCTTCTCTATGTCCGAGCCCACCGGCGGCTCCGACCCGCTGACCTTCAAGACCCGCGCGGTGCTGGACGGCGACGAATGGGTGATCAACGGCGAGAAGTGGTTCTCCACCAACGCCCGCTATTCCAAGGTCCTGGTGCTCTATGCGGTGACCGACCCCGACGCCAAGGACCCCTACCGGCGCACCTCGATCTTCCTGGTGCCCACCGACACCCCGGGCGTGGAGATCATCCGCAACGTGGCGGTCGGCGGCGGCGGCGAGATCGGCGGCGGCAACGAGGGCTACGTCCGCTACACCGACGTCCGCCTGCCCTACGACGCCCTGCTGGGGGAGCGCGGCGCCGCCTTCATCATCGCCCAGGTGCGGCTGGGCGGCGGACGCGTGCACCACGCCATGCGCACGGTCGGGGCCTGCAAGAACGCGCTCGACCTGATGTGCCGCCGCGCGGTCAGCCGCACCACCCGCGACGGCCGCCTCGCTGACCTGCAGATGGTCCAGGAGCAGATCGCCGACAGCTGGATCCAGCTGGAGATGTTCCGCCTGCTGGTGCTGCGCACCGCCTGGCTGATCGACAAGCACAAGGACTACCAGAAGGTCCGCAAGGACATCGCCGCCATCAAGGTGGCGATGCCCAAGGTCTACCACGACATCGCCACCAAGGCCGCGCACCTGCACGGCGCGCTGGGCGTCTCCAACGAGATGCCGTTCATGCACATGGTGACCTCGAGCCTGGTCATGGGCATCGCCGACGGACCGACCGAGGTGCACAAGGTCACCGTCGCCAAGCAGGTGCTGAAGGACTACCGGCCCGACAACGACCTCTTCCCCGGCTACCACATCCCGCGCCTGCGCGAGGAGGCGGAGAAGCGCTACGCCAAGGAGCTGGGCGAGCTGCGGGAGGCCTACGCCGCCCGCGGCGGCCGGCGCGACGCGGCCAAGGCCGAGGCGGTCTGA